A DNA window from Coffea arabica cultivar ET-39 chromosome 6c, Coffea Arabica ET-39 HiFi, whole genome shotgun sequence contains the following coding sequences:
- the LOC113691658 gene encoding UDP-N-acetylglucosamine transferase subunit ALG14-like, which translates to MENSNNHCLSITPSSLVLLSIIGFITLILIRVLYIIHRSSQPRSASSQQKPLSTLIVLGSGGHTAEMINLLNVLQKNSFTPRYYIAAATDNMSLQKAQVLESSWLSEGGVEEVGSAKFMQIYRSREVGQSYITSVGTTLIALAHALWLMIKIRPHVILCNGPGTCIPLCAIAFIFKILGIRWSYIFYVESIARVRRLSLSALLLYKLRMADQLFVQWPQLKSKYHRAHYVGRLM; encoded by the exons ATGGAGAATAGCAACAATCATTGTCTCTCAATCACACCTTCAAGCTTAGTACTTTTATCAATTATTGGGTTTATTACCTTGATCTTGATCCGGGTTTTATACATTATACATCGGAGCAGCCAACCTCGTAGTGCCTCGTCACAGCAAAAGCCCCTCAGCACCCTCATTGTTCTGGGTTCGG GTGGGCATACAGCAGAGATGATTAATTTGTTGAACGTGCttcagaaaaatagttttacGCCTAGGTATTATATTGCCGCTGCGACTGATAACATGAGCCTTCAAAAGGCACAAGTTCTTGAAAGCTCTTGGCTCAGTGAG GGAGGAGTTGAAGAGGTTGGATCTGCTAAATTCATGCAGATATACCGAAGCCGAGAGGTCGGTCAATCATATATAACCTCTGTTGGAACCACCTTAATCGCTTTGGCTCATGCATTGTGGCTAATGATAAAGATCAGACCTCATGTG ATTTTGTGCAATGGACCTGGAACTTGTATACCTCTTTGCGCAATTGCTTTCATCTTCAAG ATTCTTGGAATTAGATGGTCATATATATTCTATGTTGAAAGCATTGCAAGAGTGAGGAGGCTTTCTTTAAGCGCACTGCTTCTTTACAAACTACGCATGGCTGATCAGTTATTTGTGCAGTGGCCACAACTAAAATCAAAATATCATCGAGCTCATTATGTTGGGCGTCTTATGTAA
- the LOC140008530 gene encoding uncharacterized protein isoform X3 — MLSRSKLTKTMDSSLWDPPICEDDSADFKGNWQSDFSSGVGCDVMEEDAINERCCIEVLKKLIPKADAEIKELEEEIIFLQAQVALEDDAWAKICFDTLTERTKALDISIQRLKNEKVQQQQGQASSSQTHGDPAQNEKQQTENELNFCFQTDGDPAQNKKQQTEDELDVCFQTDGDPAKIESLQTEKDLDSHIQTCKEPSQNQKIQLEHEMPVLCQTHLEPAQIENLQAEHERDFNFQTNGDPGQGETLQMEHEMGVPHHKHGEPAPKLSEILKALLEKYYFPNRDKQLTALQSTDETGLSNAEAIACVAKSLEEIAEPFNLEVSEGAEEKDQNGDTTIINSFPNLSEHASEASTKRKMMEIDSSGIHDSTTEAEKRMYTPDNQKEATAMMMDTSANALSYIAGSSSGTVGCNLSEETSGPVTVQNFRIESTKLKPSPNPAETTITETDMV; from the exons ATGCTATCAAG GTCGAAATTGACTAAGACTATGGATTCTTCTCTCTGGGATCCACCAATTTGTGAAG ATGACAGTGCCGATTTTAAAGGAAATTGGCAGTCTGATTTCTCCTCTGGTGTGGGGTGCG ATGTCATGGAAGAAGATGCTATAAATGAAAGGTGTTGTATCGAAGTGCTGAAAAAATTGATACCTAAGGCTGATGCCGAGATAAAGGAACTTGAGGAAGAAATTATATTTCTTCAGGCCCAAGTGGCTTTGGAAGATGATGCTTGGGCTAAGATATGCTTTGATACTTTGACAGAGAGGACCAAGGCGCTAGATATCTCGATTCAGAGATTGAAGAATGAAAAAGTGCAACAGCAACAAGGACAGGCGTCTAGTTCGCAAACACATGGAGATCCTGCTCagaatgaaaaacaacaaacaGAAAATGAACTAAACTTTTGTTTCCAAACAGATGGAGATCCTGCTCAGaataaaaaacaacaaacagaagatgaattggatgtttgtttTCAAACAGATGGAGATCCTGCGAAAATTGAAAGCCTACAAACAGAGAAGGACCTTGATTCTCACATCCAAACATGTAAGGAACCTTCTCAGAACCAAAAAATACAATTGGAACATGAGATGCCTGTTCTTTGCCAAACACATCTAGAACCTGCTCAGATTGAAAACCTGCAAGCGGAACATGAGCGGGATTTTAATTTCCAAACAAATGGAGATCCTGGTCAGGGTGAAACACTACAAATGGAACATGAAATGGGTGTCCCTCACCACAAACATGGAGAACCTGCTCCGAAACTGAGTGAAATACTAAAAGCTCTTCTGGAAAAGTACTACTTTCCAAACAGAGATAAGCAG CTCACCGCTCTCCAGTCCACAGATGAGACCGGCTTGAGCAATGCTGAAGCAATAGCCTGTGTTGCTAAATCCTTGGAAGAGATTGCTGAACCTTTTAATCTGGAAGTTTCAGAGGGTGCGGAAGAGAAAGACCAG AATGGAGATACCACAATCATCAACTCATTCCCAAATCTTTCTGAACATGCAAGTGAAGCATCCACCAAGAGAAAAATGATGGAGATTGATTCAAGCGGAATACATGATTCAACGACCGAGGCAGAGAAGAGGATGTATACCCCAGACAATCAGAAG GAAGCAACTGCTATGATGATGGATACCAGTGCGAATGCCTTGAGCTACATAGCTGGTTCAAGCAGTGGAACAGTGGGCTGCAATCTTTCTGAAGAAACAAGCGGGCCGGTCACAGTACAGAATTTCAGAATTGAAAGCACTAAGTTGAAGCCATCTCCAAATCCCGCCGAAACCACCATTACAGAAACTGATATGGTATGA
- the LOC140008530 gene encoding uncharacterized protein isoform X2 produces the protein MCILLIFLYLQIQQQISVGNIFSVSPKYFIIIFSYSYCRSKLTKTMDSSLWDPPICEDDSADFKGNWQSDFSSGVGCDVMEEDAINERCCIEVLKKLIPKADAEIKELEEEIIFLQAQVALEDDAWAKICFDTLTERTKALDISIQRLKNEKVQQQQGQASSSQTHGDPAQNEKQQTENELNFCFQTDGDPAQNKKQQTEDELDVCFQTDGDPAKIESLQTEKDLDSHIQTCKEPSQNQKIQLEHEMPVLCQTHLEPAQIENLQAEHERDFNFQTNGDPGQGETLQMEHEMGVPHHKHGEPAPKLSEILKALLEKYYFPNRDKQSTDETGLSNAEAIACVAKSLEEIAEPFNLEVSEGAEEKDQNGDTTIINSFPNLSEHASEASTKRKMMEIDSSGIHDSTTEAEKRMYTPDNQKEATAMMMDTSANALSYIAGSSSGTVGCNLSEETSGPVTVQNFRIESTKLKPSPNPAETTITETDMV, from the exons atGTGTATACTACTGATATTTCTTTATTTACAGATTCAACAACAGATATCTGTTGGAAACATTTTCTCTGTATCACCAAAATATTTTATCATCATATTTTCGTACTCATATTGCAGGTCGAAATTGACTAAGACTATGGATTCTTCTCTCTGGGATCCACCAATTTGTGAAG ATGACAGTGCCGATTTTAAAGGAAATTGGCAGTCTGATTTCTCCTCTGGTGTGGGGTGCG ATGTCATGGAAGAAGATGCTATAAATGAAAGGTGTTGTATCGAAGTGCTGAAAAAATTGATACCTAAGGCTGATGCCGAGATAAAGGAACTTGAGGAAGAAATTATATTTCTTCAGGCCCAAGTGGCTTTGGAAGATGATGCTTGGGCTAAGATATGCTTTGATACTTTGACAGAGAGGACCAAGGCGCTAGATATCTCGATTCAGAGATTGAAGAATGAAAAAGTGCAACAGCAACAAGGACAGGCGTCTAGTTCGCAAACACATGGAGATCCTGCTCagaatgaaaaacaacaaacaGAAAATGAACTAAACTTTTGTTTCCAAACAGATGGAGATCCTGCTCAGaataaaaaacaacaaacagaagatgaattggatgtttgtttTCAAACAGATGGAGATCCTGCGAAAATTGAAAGCCTACAAACAGAGAAGGACCTTGATTCTCACATCCAAACATGTAAGGAACCTTCTCAGAACCAAAAAATACAATTGGAACATGAGATGCCTGTTCTTTGCCAAACACATCTAGAACCTGCTCAGATTGAAAACCTGCAAGCGGAACATGAGCGGGATTTTAATTTCCAAACAAATGGAGATCCTGGTCAGGGTGAAACACTACAAATGGAACATGAAATGGGTGTCCCTCACCACAAACATGGAGAACCTGCTCCGAAACTGAGTGAAATACTAAAAGCTCTTCTGGAAAAGTACTACTTTCCAAACAGAGATAAGCAG TCCACAGATGAGACCGGCTTGAGCAATGCTGAAGCAATAGCCTGTGTTGCTAAATCCTTGGAAGAGATTGCTGAACCTTTTAATCTGGAAGTTTCAGAGGGTGCGGAAGAGAAAGACCAG AATGGAGATACCACAATCATCAACTCATTCCCAAATCTTTCTGAACATGCAAGTGAAGCATCCACCAAGAGAAAAATGATGGAGATTGATTCAAGCGGAATACATGATTCAACGACCGAGGCAGAGAAGAGGATGTATACCCCAGACAATCAGAAG GAAGCAACTGCTATGATGATGGATACCAGTGCGAATGCCTTGAGCTACATAGCTGGTTCAAGCAGTGGAACAGTGGGCTGCAATCTTTCTGAAGAAACAAGCGGGCCGGTCACAGTACAGAATTTCAGAATTGAAAGCACTAAGTTGAAGCCATCTCCAAATCCCGCCGAAACCACCATTACAGAAACTGATATGGTATGA
- the LOC140008530 gene encoding uncharacterized protein isoform X1: MCILLIFLYLQIQQQISVGNIFSVSPKYFIIIFSYSYCRSKLTKTMDSSLWDPPICEDDSADFKGNWQSDFSSGVGCDVMEEDAINERCCIEVLKKLIPKADAEIKELEEEIIFLQAQVALEDDAWAKICFDTLTERTKALDISIQRLKNEKVQQQQGQASSSQTHGDPAQNEKQQTENELNFCFQTDGDPAQNKKQQTEDELDVCFQTDGDPAKIESLQTEKDLDSHIQTCKEPSQNQKIQLEHEMPVLCQTHLEPAQIENLQAEHERDFNFQTNGDPGQGETLQMEHEMGVPHHKHGEPAPKLSEILKALLEKYYFPNRDKQLTALQSTDETGLSNAEAIACVAKSLEEIAEPFNLEVSEGAEEKDQNGDTTIINSFPNLSEHASEASTKRKMMEIDSSGIHDSTTEAEKRMYTPDNQKEATAMMMDTSANALSYIAGSSSGTVGCNLSEETSGPVTVQNFRIESTKLKPSPNPAETTITETDMV, from the exons atGTGTATACTACTGATATTTCTTTATTTACAGATTCAACAACAGATATCTGTTGGAAACATTTTCTCTGTATCACCAAAATATTTTATCATCATATTTTCGTACTCATATTGCAGGTCGAAATTGACTAAGACTATGGATTCTTCTCTCTGGGATCCACCAATTTGTGAAG ATGACAGTGCCGATTTTAAAGGAAATTGGCAGTCTGATTTCTCCTCTGGTGTGGGGTGCG ATGTCATGGAAGAAGATGCTATAAATGAAAGGTGTTGTATCGAAGTGCTGAAAAAATTGATACCTAAGGCTGATGCCGAGATAAAGGAACTTGAGGAAGAAATTATATTTCTTCAGGCCCAAGTGGCTTTGGAAGATGATGCTTGGGCTAAGATATGCTTTGATACTTTGACAGAGAGGACCAAGGCGCTAGATATCTCGATTCAGAGATTGAAGAATGAAAAAGTGCAACAGCAACAAGGACAGGCGTCTAGTTCGCAAACACATGGAGATCCTGCTCagaatgaaaaacaacaaacaGAAAATGAACTAAACTTTTGTTTCCAAACAGATGGAGATCCTGCTCAGaataaaaaacaacaaacagaagatgaattggatgtttgtttTCAAACAGATGGAGATCCTGCGAAAATTGAAAGCCTACAAACAGAGAAGGACCTTGATTCTCACATCCAAACATGTAAGGAACCTTCTCAGAACCAAAAAATACAATTGGAACATGAGATGCCTGTTCTTTGCCAAACACATCTAGAACCTGCTCAGATTGAAAACCTGCAAGCGGAACATGAGCGGGATTTTAATTTCCAAACAAATGGAGATCCTGGTCAGGGTGAAACACTACAAATGGAACATGAAATGGGTGTCCCTCACCACAAACATGGAGAACCTGCTCCGAAACTGAGTGAAATACTAAAAGCTCTTCTGGAAAAGTACTACTTTCCAAACAGAGATAAGCAG CTCACCGCTCTCCAGTCCACAGATGAGACCGGCTTGAGCAATGCTGAAGCAATAGCCTGTGTTGCTAAATCCTTGGAAGAGATTGCTGAACCTTTTAATCTGGAAGTTTCAGAGGGTGCGGAAGAGAAAGACCAG AATGGAGATACCACAATCATCAACTCATTCCCAAATCTTTCTGAACATGCAAGTGAAGCATCCACCAAGAGAAAAATGATGGAGATTGATTCAAGCGGAATACATGATTCAACGACCGAGGCAGAGAAGAGGATGTATACCCCAGACAATCAGAAG GAAGCAACTGCTATGATGATGGATACCAGTGCGAATGCCTTGAGCTACATAGCTGGTTCAAGCAGTGGAACAGTGGGCTGCAATCTTTCTGAAGAAACAAGCGGGCCGGTCACAGTACAGAATTTCAGAATTGAAAGCACTAAGTTGAAGCCATCTCCAAATCCCGCCGAAACCACCATTACAGAAACTGATATGGTATGA